Proteins from a genomic interval of Nautilia sp. PV-1:
- the selD gene encoding selenide, water dikinase SelD, giving the protein MLKLNNEAKLTKYVRAAGUAGKLAPEELNDTTCTLEGRHKNLLVGFEGNEDASIYKITDDIALVQTVDFITPVVDDPFVYGQIAAANSLSDVFAMGGDVKTALNLVGFDSCHHSREILKEILRGGEDKIKECGGVLAGGHTIETPEMLYGLSVTGVVHPDKMIRNNTLEKDDVIILTKPLGMGILTTAIKADLVSDEIASEVAEILRTLNFKASIIAREIGVNAMTDVTGFGLLGHLYEMSGKKFTIEVEFEKVPFIKEAINQASMGIIPAGSYNNQIFVEKYVEFVKELSFEEQMILFDAQTSGGLLISLPQEKAEEYLKRAQNEGVFAKIIGNVKEKEDKFIKVV; this is encoded by the coding sequence ATGCTGAAATTAAACAATGAGGCAAAACTTACAAAATATGTCAGAGCGGCCGGCTGAGCGGGCAAACTGGCTCCGGAGGAGCTAAACGACACAACATGCACCTTGGAGGGAAGACATAAAAACCTGCTTGTGGGATTCGAAGGCAATGAAGATGCGAGCATTTATAAAATAACAGATGATATTGCGCTTGTTCAGACGGTTGATTTTATTACTCCCGTGGTTGACGATCCTTTTGTTTACGGACAGATTGCGGCGGCTAATTCGTTAAGCGACGTGTTTGCAATGGGAGGAGACGTTAAAACGGCACTTAATCTTGTAGGGTTTGATTCTTGTCATCATTCCAGGGAAATATTAAAAGAGATTTTAAGAGGCGGTGAAGACAAAATAAAAGAGTGCGGAGGAGTACTTGCCGGAGGACACACCATAGAAACGCCGGAAATGCTGTACGGCCTTAGTGTGACGGGAGTGGTACATCCTGATAAAATGATAAGAAACAACACTTTAGAAAAAGATGACGTAATAATACTTACAAAACCTCTCGGAATGGGTATTCTTACAACCGCTATAAAAGCGGATCTGGTAAGTGACGAAATTGCGAGCGAAGTAGCCGAAATATTAAGAACCCTGAATTTCAAAGCGAGCATTATAGCCAGGGAAATAGGAGTAAACGCCATGACCGACGTTACCGGTTTCGGACTTTTGGGACATCTTTATGAAATGAGCGGTAAAAAATTCACAATTGAAGTGGAGTTTGAAAAAGTGCCGTTTATTAAAGAAGCGATCAATCAGGCAAGCATGGGTATTATACCTGCCGGAAGCTACAACAACCAGATTTTTGTAGAAAAATATGTGGAATTTGTTAAAGAGCTGAGTTTTGAAGAGCAGATGATTCTGTTTGATGCCCAGACAAGCGGAGGACTTTTAATAAGTCTACCTCAGGAAAAAGCGGAAGAATATCTAAAAAGAGCGCAAAACGAAGGTGTTTTTGCAAAAATTATAGGAAACGTGAAAGAAAAAGAGGATAAATTTATAAAAGTGGTGTAA
- a CDS encoding DsrE/DsrF/TusD sulfur relay family protein, which produces MKVLFIFNHEPYDGSDVAWNGLRLAKNMHGRGHDVRIFLMNDSVDLARDCNKKPDNYDNDLVAMLKEMYQNGVKLKVCGTCQARCGIYKNEPYFAPEIKATMNDLADWVEECDQVLTF; this is translated from the coding sequence ATGAAAGTGCTTTTTATATTTAACCATGAACCGTATGACGGAAGCGATGTGGCATGGAACGGGCTTAGACTTGCCAAAAATATGCATGGACGCGGGCATGACGTAAGAATATTTCTTATGAACGATTCCGTGGATCTGGCAAGAGACTGCAATAAAAAACCGGATAATTACGACAACGATCTGGTTGCGATGCTAAAAGAGATGTATCAAAACGGAGTTAAACTGAAAGTCTGCGGAACATGCCAGGCAAGATGCGGTATTTACAAAAACGAGCCTTATTTTGCGCCTGAAATCAAAGCGACTATGAACGACTTGGCAGACTGGGTGGAAGAGTGCGATCAGGTTCTTACTTTTTAA
- a CDS encoding heavy-metal-associated domain-containing protein, translated as MRKLFIGLIFSTLLFAAQKVAIIHVEGMTCPLCTSAVKQSLRTTPGVIKARVILNTKTATVIFDDTKTNIKKLLHAIEVVGYKGKIIKVVK; from the coding sequence ATGAGGAAACTTTTTATCGGGCTTATTTTTTCTACGCTGCTTTTTGCGGCTCAAAAAGTGGCAATAATTCATGTGGAGGGAATGACATGCCCTTTATGCACAAGTGCGGTTAAACAGTCATTGAGAACTACACCTGGTGTAATAAAGGCCAGGGTTATTTTAAATACAAAAACCGCGACAGTAATCTTTGACGATACCAAAACGAATATAAAAAAACTTTTGCATGCGATTGAAGTTGTGGGATACAAAGGAAAAATAATAAAAGTTGTGAAGTAG
- a CDS encoding mercuric transporter MerT family protein, which produces MVKRIDCKDLACPEPVLRTKDALDSMEEGILEVEVNSFSSIQNVKRFAQNQGLYVDTKKEGKNTVIRIVKGYECELDLPQSGGEKESRSFWALIAGAAVTAILASTCCLGPLLFLMFGVSVGSLSFLHVFAPYRDYFTVAAVIIIGYLWWNWFFRLRKRPVCEGSICKNYVKYLSIGTVFVAIMLTYPYWAQYLLTGE; this is translated from the coding sequence ATGGTAAAAAGAATCGACTGTAAAGATTTGGCATGTCCCGAGCCGGTTCTCAGGACCAAAGACGCACTCGATTCAATGGAAGAGGGGATACTCGAAGTTGAGGTAAACTCTTTCTCCTCTATTCAAAACGTTAAGAGATTTGCACAAAATCAGGGGCTTTATGTCGATACAAAAAAAGAAGGTAAAAATACGGTTATCAGAATTGTAAAAGGTTATGAATGTGAGCTTGACCTGCCGCAAAGCGGAGGCGAGAAAGAGAGCAGATCATTTTGGGCTTTGATAGCCGGAGCTGCCGTAACGGCAATTTTAGCAAGTACATGCTGCCTTGGACCGCTTTTATTTTTGATGTTCGGAGTCAGTGTGGGAAGCCTTTCTTTTTTACATGTGTTTGCTCCGTACAGAGATTATTTTACGGTTGCGGCTGTTATAATAATAGGCTATTTGTGGTGGAACTGGTTTTTCAGGTTAAGAAAAAGGCCTGTGTGTGAAGGCAGCATTTGCAAAAATTATGTAAAATATTTAAGTATAGGTACTGTGTTTGTGGCAATTATGCTTACATATCCTTACTGGGCGCAGTATTTATTGACAGGAGAATAA
- a CDS encoding transglutaminase family protein: MERREFLKTSAALGIVASMPSVLSANEDKVRRFKVNYAFDIKYYEKDYPARLWNPLPFNADYQRVKFLKFSGNYNDYDINCKNEYNANTFYAEWDKSPKRKLAYLEMEIETKPRIVPIEKIEAASKENLPIPEEAQKFLKPTAHIPTTGIIKELADKITAGKTDRFEKVKAIYYWCTAHTFRNPKVIGCGKGDVKKMVKEQNVDDIYKNGYFGGKCTDLSSLFTALVRAAGVPAREVFGIRLGKSHFDKALGKSDKNGFATITTWQHCRAEYYIPGAGWIPADPADITKLELVEGLKYDDPKVQELVKRYLHSWEMNWVGFNHARDFVLYPKPTQYPLNMFGYPYAEVNDDVLNYYAPKSFEYKITSQELF; this comes from the coding sequence ATGGAAAGAAGAGAATTTTTAAAAACTAGTGCAGCTTTAGGAATTGTAGCGTCAATGCCTAGCGTATTGAGTGCTAATGAAGACAAGGTTAGAAGATTTAAAGTTAATTATGCGTTTGATATTAAATATTATGAAAAAGACTATCCTGCAAGACTTTGGAATCCTCTGCCTTTCAATGCGGATTATCAAAGAGTGAAATTCCTGAAATTTTCTGGTAATTACAATGATTACGACATTAACTGCAAAAACGAATACAACGCAAATACGTTTTATGCCGAGTGGGACAAATCTCCAAAAAGAAAACTCGCATATCTTGAAATGGAAATAGAGACTAAACCGAGAATCGTTCCGATTGAAAAAATAGAAGCTGCGAGTAAAGAAAATCTTCCTATTCCGGAAGAAGCGCAAAAGTTTTTAAAACCGACTGCTCATATTCCTACCACAGGTATTATTAAAGAGCTTGCAGATAAAATTACCGCAGGAAAAACCGACAGATTTGAAAAAGTAAAAGCCATTTATTACTGGTGTACGGCTCATACATTCAGAAATCCTAAAGTAATCGGCTGCGGTAAGGGTGACGTTAAAAAAATGGTTAAAGAACAAAATGTCGACGATATTTACAAAAACGGATATTTCGGCGGTAAATGTACGGATTTAAGTTCACTGTTTACCGCACTTGTAAGAGCTGCGGGTGTTCCTGCAAGAGAAGTGTTCGGTATCAGACTCGGTAAAAGCCATTTCGATAAAGCTCTCGGTAAGAGTGATAAAAATGGTTTCGCCACTATTACGACATGGCAGCACTGTAGAGCCGAATATTATATTCCTGGAGCTGGATGGATTCCGGCGGATCCTGCGGATATTACTAAACTTGAACTTGTTGAAGGTTTAAAATATGACGACCCGAAAGTTCAGGAACTTGTAAAAAGATATCTGCATTCATGGGAAATGAACTGGGTCGGATTCAATCATGCGAGAGATTTCGTACTGTATCCGAAACCTACTCAATATCCGCTTAATATGTTCGGATATCCTTATGCTGAAGTGAACGACGATGTTCTTAACTATTACGCACCGAAAAGTTTTGAATATAAAATTACGTCTCAAGAGCTGTTTTAA
- a CDS encoding molybdopterin-dependent oxidoreductase, with product MKRREFLKLGGLSIFLGSTLKGAAINVEDDFLPVLIYDKSRCMDCKACMAACQLEKDLPVKTLLFKMSENEEGSYPHARLNFELENMCKECLHKPCKDACQYNAIKIEDSVVLIDENRCEASCAQNNPPCVASCPHDAIVIDGKAKKCDMCFSRITKGDIPRCAAVCPAGAIIYGNLKKPEGALKELLNNNPRLKYILLQHHHTFVEGAKYSNPYVYPEQNRPKTEKVAHTVCLDCNARCGLRVGINGNKIVQVDGNPYHPYNRSFNQITYDTPVKDSMKYAAGTCSKPQMVNDYINNPYRILKPLKRAGKRGEGKFVEIEWEDLINEIANGGKNFKHLGDDRYYPGIKDILSDEPIDKNAPELGPKRNQFVWFTGRSQGGRSHFIKRWFLNSVGSKNYIGHTDICGIGFRMGNYIFTDGREVELKADFENSKYMLIFGANIYSALQPGVATSGAMIARRVANGELKIVLVDPKAPKAVHVAHRWVPVKPTKDGALAMAMIKIMLKNGWYDEKFLKLASQKSAEKAGRKTYSNAAHLVITDGEHEGEILKASHLKKGSDEEIVIQNAKPVFASDADNPELFWKGEIEGFKCESVFSLLQKEVNRHSLEFYSKECGIDVSEIETLAREFWQNAPKSVAFAYHGGGNYVGGAYSSFAIAILNALVGNVNRKGGYLGKGKGAGKWREGKYDLKKFDGMLKPKGVKISREKAKYEHSSEFKKHGYPSKLPWFEFTKGGLSVSAISGIDLKYPYPAKIVFAYFSDFIYSMPGGYRFKQTLKDHNKVPLFVSIDTTVNETNIYADYIIPDITYMEGQYGFLTPHAPGGHFTGVRTPLIDAQTPKINNRPICLETFLIDLALKLNLPGYGEKAIKDKNGNYYPLYKAEDYYLRGIYNLALTSGVKGNKEDVTAVEKNYPVSRYKDMFSKDEWTALCSVVARGGVFKNNSWFDKNGNYTFGFEKIYLYNERLAKSTNTITGQKYYGGLKYPDFVTYRGKKLPEDGFNITTYKSSLHTQSRTICYERALFYEPDFELKVNPDDARRLGLKEGDEVIIDNMQNKKLKTKVKITNFVTEGNVAYSHHFGHWQHGASEIEIKNAKNILKGGAEVCKGDKVLSNPTRGVGITPNLITYLDKDMYDLPLLDLLGGIPDFSSTKVKIIKI from the coding sequence ATGAAAAGAAGAGAGTTTTTAAAACTGGGCGGATTGAGTATTTTTCTCGGAAGTACTTTAAAAGGCGCCGCTATTAATGTTGAAGATGATTTTTTGCCTGTTCTTATTTACGACAAAAGCAGATGTATGGACTGTAAAGCATGTATGGCGGCCTGTCAGCTTGAAAAAGACCTGCCTGTAAAAACGCTGCTTTTTAAAATGAGTGAAAATGAAGAAGGAAGCTATCCTCATGCAAGGCTTAATTTTGAACTTGAAAATATGTGTAAAGAGTGTCTTCATAAGCCTTGTAAAGACGCATGTCAGTATAATGCGATAAAAATCGAAGATTCGGTAGTGCTTATAGATGAAAACAGATGTGAGGCTTCATGCGCCCAAAACAATCCTCCATGTGTCGCTTCATGTCCGCATGACGCTATTGTTATTGACGGCAAGGCAAAAAAATGCGATATGTGTTTTAGCAGAATAACAAAAGGGGATATTCCGAGATGTGCAGCCGTATGTCCGGCAGGCGCAATTATATACGGAAATCTTAAAAAACCCGAGGGTGCTTTAAAAGAACTTCTCAATAACAATCCAAGACTTAAATATATTCTGCTTCAGCATCATCATACGTTTGTTGAAGGAGCCAAATATTCCAATCCTTACGTTTATCCCGAACAAAACAGACCTAAAACGGAAAAGGTCGCACATACGGTTTGTCTTGACTGTAACGCAAGATGCGGGCTTAGAGTCGGGATTAACGGTAATAAAATAGTTCAGGTAGACGGCAACCCTTACCATCCTTATAACAGAAGTTTTAATCAGATTACGTATGACACGCCTGTGAAAGATTCAATGAAATATGCAGCGGGAACGTGTTCTAAACCTCAGATGGTAAACGATTATATCAATAACCCTTACAGGATTTTAAAACCTCTCAAAAGAGCCGGAAAAAGAGGGGAAGGCAAATTTGTTGAAATCGAATGGGAAGATTTGATTAACGAAATAGCCAACGGAGGCAAAAACTTCAAACATTTAGGAGACGATAGATATTATCCGGGAATAAAAGATATTTTAAGCGACGAGCCTATTGATAAAAACGCTCCGGAACTAGGACCTAAAAGAAACCAGTTTGTGTGGTTTACCGGGAGATCCCAGGGAGGAAGGAGCCATTTTATTAAAAGATGGTTTTTAAATTCAGTAGGTTCTAAAAACTATATCGGACATACGGATATATGCGGTATAGGGTTTAGGATGGGCAATTATATTTTCACAGACGGCAGGGAAGTGGAACTTAAAGCCGATTTTGAAAATTCAAAATATATGCTGATTTTCGGTGCCAACATCTATTCGGCACTTCAGCCGGGGGTTGCGACTTCAGGTGCAATGATTGCGAGAAGGGTTGCAAACGGCGAGCTTAAAATAGTTTTAGTAGACCCTAAAGCTCCTAAAGCCGTGCATGTGGCTCACAGATGGGTGCCGGTAAAACCTACAAAAGACGGAGCTCTTGCAATGGCTATGATTAAGATAATGCTGAAAAACGGCTGGTATGATGAAAAATTTTTAAAACTCGCTTCGCAAAAAAGTGCTGAAAAAGCCGGAAGAAAAACATATTCAAACGCGGCTCATCTGGTAATTACGGATGGTGAACACGAGGGTGAGATATTAAAAGCGTCACATTTGAAAAAAGGCTCTGATGAAGAGATTGTTATACAAAATGCAAAGCCTGTATTTGCTTCGGATGCTGATAATCCTGAACTTTTCTGGAAAGGAGAAATAGAAGGGTTTAAGTGTGAAAGCGTATTTTCACTGCTTCAAAAGGAAGTAAACAGACACTCGCTTGAATTTTATTCAAAAGAGTGCGGTATCGATGTAAGCGAAATAGAAACGCTTGCCAGAGAATTTTGGCAAAACGCTCCGAAAAGCGTGGCGTTTGCATATCACGGCGGAGGAAATTACGTCGGCGGGGCGTATTCAAGCTTTGCGATTGCGATATTAAACGCTCTTGTCGGAAACGTAAACCGCAAAGGCGGTTATTTAGGTAAAGGCAAGGGTGCCGGCAAATGGAGAGAAGGTAAATACGACCTTAAAAAATTCGACGGAATGCTTAAACCGAAGGGCGTTAAAATTTCCAGGGAGAAAGCAAAATACGAACATTCGTCCGAATTTAAAAAACACGGATATCCGTCCAAACTTCCTTGGTTTGAATTTACAAAAGGGGGATTAAGCGTTTCCGCCATAAGCGGAATTGATTTAAAATACCCGTATCCTGCAAAAATAGTGTTTGCGTATTTCAGCGATTTTATATATTCAATGCCGGGAGGATACAGGTTTAAGCAGACTCTTAAAGACCACAACAAAGTGCCTCTTTTCGTATCAATAGATACAACCGTGAACGAGACGAATATTTATGCTGATTATATTATTCCGGATATTACCTATATGGAAGGGCAGTACGGATTTTTAACTCCTCATGCGCCCGGAGGGCATTTTACTGGAGTGAGAACGCCTCTTATAGATGCTCAGACTCCGAAAATAAACAATAGACCTATCTGTCTTGAGACGTTTTTAATTGATCTGGCTTTAAAACTGAATCTTCCGGGTTACGGTGAAAAAGCGATTAAAGATAAAAACGGGAATTATTATCCTCTGTATAAAGCGGAAGATTATTATTTAAGGGGAATTTATAATCTTGCTTTAACTTCCGGAGTTAAAGGAAATAAAGAAGACGTTACAGCCGTTGAGAAAAACTATCCTGTAAGCAGGTATAAAGATATGTTTTCCAAAGACGAGTGGACGGCTTTATGTTCGGTCGTTGCAAGGGGCGGGGTGTTTAAAAACAACAGCTGGTTTGATAAAAACGGAAACTACACGTTCGGATTTGAAAAAATTTATCTTTATAACGAAAGACTTGCCAAATCAACTAATACCATAACCGGCCAGAAATATTACGGTGGGCTTAAATATCCTGATTTTGTGACATACAGAGGGAAAAAACTTCCTGAAGACGGATTTAACATTACAACATACAAATCCTCCCTTCACACGCAGTCAAGAACCATATGTTATGAAAGAGCTCTGTTTTACGAACCTGATTTTGAGCTTAAAGTCAATCCTGACGACGCCAGACGGTTAGGGTTAAAAGAAGGAGATGAAGTTATTATAGACAATATGCAAAACAAAAAACTTAAAACAAAAGTAAAAATTACAAACTTTGTAACTGAAGGAAATGTTGCATATTCACATCATTTCGGACACTGGCAGCACGGTGCGAGTGAAATTGAAATTAAAAACGCAAAAAATATATTAAAAGGAGGTGCGGAAGTTTGCAAAGGTGATAAAGTATTGTCAAATCCGACAAGAGGTGTGGGGATTACGCCTAATCTTATAACATACCTTGATAAAGATATGTATGATCTGCCGCTTTTGGATTTACTAGGCGGTATTCCTGATTTCAGTTCGACAAAAGTAAAAATAATAAAAATATAA
- the yedF gene encoding sulfurtransferase-like selenium metabolism protein YedF, translating to MNKKIDCRNMACPQPVLETKKALEEMDEGILEVLVNSVSSVQNVKRYAMNNGFEPKVEELDNGDTLITIVKGYECAIVADDEDEEKFLNKSLFIKTDKVGNGELGSVLMKGFLKTTLEFKKLPKNIIFVNEGVFLTTKEENAEVIEILKEFEKRGVKIYSCGLCMNHYNIPAEDLKVGEIGNAYDTMDMLLHTEVISL from the coding sequence ATGAATAAAAAGATTGACTGCCGTAATATGGCATGCCCTCAGCCTGTGCTTGAAACCAAAAAAGCGCTTGAAGAAATGGATGAGGGAATTCTGGAAGTATTGGTTAATTCCGTATCTTCAGTGCAAAATGTGAAAAGATACGCAATGAATAACGGATTTGAACCCAAAGTTGAAGAACTGGATAACGGCGATACGCTGATAACCATTGTTAAAGGTTATGAATGTGCGATAGTTGCGGATGACGAAGACGAAGAAAAATTTTTAAACAAATCACTGTTTATAAAAACGGATAAAGTCGGAAACGGAGAACTCGGAAGCGTTTTAATGAAAGGCTTTTTAAAAACAACGCTAGAATTTAAAAAACTGCCTAAGAATATTATTTTTGTTAACGAAGGCGTTTTTTTAACCACAAAAGAAGAAAATGCCGAAGTAATAGAAATACTTAAAGAATTTGAAAAAAGAGGTGTAAAGATCTATTCATGTGGACTTTGTATGAATCATTACAATATTCCCGCAGAAGATTTAAAAGTCGGCGAAATCGGCAATGCCTACGATACCATGGATATGCTTTTACATACCGAAGTCATAAGTTTATAA
- the fdhD gene encoding formate dehydrogenase accessory sulfurtransferase FdhD: MEPVYKFKIKKVKNGKKFDFEDTLIREIRTDIHINGQKTVSMMATPVDLEALAVGYLISEGIISSFNDIEKIELKNDGLIIDVTAKADTKKIEKLNEEAIIVSGCGKSVTSNIDIDPSKIEAEKIDSDITIKISDISKQMGEFYKSCPLYEKTGCVHTARLYFDEHTYFDAEDIAQHSTVDKAVGKAIIAGYSPKNGIMMVSGRLSSEMVVKAVMHKIPILISRTATTCLGAKIADTFGLTLVGFARGERMNIYTHDWRIEEG, encoded by the coding sequence ATGGAACCGGTGTATAAATTTAAAATAAAAAAAGTCAAAAACGGAAAAAAATTCGATTTTGAAGACACTTTGATCAGGGAAATAAGAACCGACATACATATAAACGGACAAAAAACCGTATCAATGATGGCGACACCAGTAGATCTCGAAGCTTTGGCCGTGGGATACCTGATAAGCGAAGGAATAATAAGCTCATTTAACGATATTGAAAAAATCGAACTTAAAAACGACGGACTTATTATTGACGTTACGGCAAAAGCCGACACCAAAAAAATAGAAAAACTGAACGAAGAAGCCATAATAGTTAGCGGATGCGGCAAAAGCGTCACATCAAACATAGATATCGATCCTTCGAAAATAGAAGCTGAAAAAATCGATTCCGACATTACAATAAAAATTTCCGATATTTCAAAACAGATGGGCGAATTTTACAAATCATGTCCTTTGTATGAAAAAACAGGATGCGTCCACACGGCAAGACTCTATTTTGACGAACACACATATTTCGATGCCGAAGACATAGCACAGCATTCAACCGTAGACAAGGCTGTCGGAAAGGCGATAATTGCGGGATACTCTCCCAAAAACGGTATAATGATGGTAAGCGGAAGGCTTAGCAGCGAAATGGTAGTCAAAGCCGTTATGCATAAAATACCGATATTGATATCAAGAACAGCTACAACATGCCTCGGTGCAAAAATAGCAGATACGTTCGGCCTAACGCTTGTAGGTTTCGCAAGAGGCGAAAGAATGAACATATACACCCATGACTGGAGAATTGAAGAAGGATAA
- a CDS encoding winged helix-turn-helix domain-containing protein, protein MENIKELIEKYKNEENRLTCAKAYVVAKKAGVEPIVVGKAADEMGVRITDCGLGQFGKLDFTDSYEKEIIDELQQLADEKNRVFCKDARKLAEKYNLKKVRSAIKDNGFEVIYCELGVFKEKKRPRAFIKTKIWIEDNKGNLLFGKGKTEILELIEKEGSIAKAAEKMGLNYKKAWNHIKILQKNLEDELVTVEKGVKGGTYLTPKAKEYIEVYKQLENEIQDFANKRFKELYLKKLKGKK, encoded by the coding sequence ATGGAAAATATTAAAGAACTTATTGAAAAATATAAAAACGAAGAAAACAGACTCACATGCGCAAAAGCATATGTAGTGGCAAAAAAAGCGGGAGTTGAACCTATTGTTGTAGGAAAAGCGGCGGATGAAATGGGTGTTAGAATTACAGACTGCGGACTCGGACAGTTTGGAAAACTGGATTTTACGGACAGTTACGAAAAAGAAATAATTGACGAGCTTCAACAGCTGGCCGATGAAAAAAACAGGGTCTTTTGCAAAGATGCCAGAAAACTTGCAGAAAAATACAATCTAAAAAAAGTCAGAAGCGCAATAAAAGACAACGGCTTTGAAGTAATATACTGTGAACTAGGCGTATTTAAAGAAAAAAAACGTCCAAGAGCTTTTATAAAAACAAAAATATGGATTGAAGACAATAAAGGAAATTTGCTGTTTGGAAAAGGTAAAACAGAGATTTTGGAACTTATAGAAAAAGAAGGATCCATTGCAAAAGCGGCTGAAAAAATGGGACTAAACTACAAAAAAGCTTGGAATCATATTAAAATTCTGCAAAAAAACCTTGAAGACGAGCTTGTTACGGTTGAAAAAGGAGTAAAAGGAGGCACATATCTCACTCCTAAAGCAAAAGAATATATAGAAGTTTACAAACAGCTGGAAAATGAAATTCAGGATTTTGCGAATAAAAGATTTAAAGAACTTTATTTAAAAAAATTAAAAGGAAAGAAATGA
- a CDS encoding molybdopterin molybdotransferase MoeA translates to MITLDKISFSQALDLCLENTSETIIKKQVFIYDALKEFIAEDVKAERNSPAFTNSAMDGFAFKHSDNRKLKVVKTIYAGDKYEDFDIKENECVRIMTGARVPEGLDTVIPIEKCISVTDNEIEIPEIKKGSNVRLKGEEFAKGDVLIQKGTEITPEIIAMLVNQGIVNVNIYVKPKIAILSTGNELKDPWESADEDEVYNINSHAIKMLLQKHGFKADIIGIIPDTLDKTVEFIKTLKTKYDVIITSGGISFGDADFLYEAYLKNGLKPLFHGIMVKPGRPTMAGIMDNVFVFALPGNPLSSYINAFGLVIPTLRKLSGADAYYHNIVLAENLKDFKVNPKKDHTILGKYENGKWEAYNGYKYGSGMLSPLINSNSLMILNKGKEIIKKGETVRIVPFECSFGKKCFTFNT, encoded by the coding sequence ATGATAACACTTGATAAGATTTCTTTTTCCCAGGCATTGGATTTATGTCTTGAAAACACATCTGAAACAATTATAAAGAAGCAGGTTTTTATATACGACGCATTAAAAGAGTTTATTGCCGAAGACGTAAAAGCCGAAAGAAACTCCCCCGCTTTTACCAATTCCGCAATGGACGGCTTTGCTTTTAAACATTCGGATAACAGAAAACTGAAAGTAGTTAAAACAATCTATGCGGGAGACAAATATGAAGATTTTGACATTAAAGAAAACGAATGCGTGCGGATTATGACGGGAGCAAGAGTGCCTGAAGGGTTAGATACGGTTATTCCGATTGAAAAATGTATAAGCGTTACAGACAATGAAATAGAAATACCGGAAATAAAAAAAGGCTCAAATGTAAGGCTTAAAGGAGAAGAATTCGCTAAAGGCGACGTTTTAATCCAAAAAGGCACGGAAATAACCCCGGAAATTATAGCTATGCTTGTAAATCAGGGAATAGTAAACGTAAATATTTACGTAAAACCCAAAATAGCCATTTTATCAACCGGAAACGAACTCAAAGACCCGTGGGAAAGCGCGGATGAGGACGAAGTGTACAATATAAACTCGCATGCAATAAAAATGCTTTTACAAAAACACGGATTCAAAGCCGATATTATAGGAATAATTCCCGACACCCTAGATAAAACCGTCGAATTTATAAAAACGCTGAAAACAAAATACGATGTAATCATCACAAGCGGCGGAATCAGTTTCGGAGATGCCGACTTTTTATACGAAGCTTATCTTAAAAACGGTCTCAAACCTCTGTTTCACGGAATAATGGTAAAACCCGGACGTCCTACAATGGCAGGAATTATGGATAACGTATTTGTATTTGCGCTTCCGGGAAATCCTTTGAGCTCATATATAAACGCATTCGGTCTGGTTATTCCGACTTTAAGAAAATTAAGCGGCGCAGATGCCTATTATCATAACATCGTTTTAGCGGAAAACCTGAAAGATTTTAAAGTAAATCCGAAAAAAGACCACACTATTCTCGGTAAATATGAAAACGGAAAATGGGAAGCATATAACGGCTACAAATACGGTTCGGGGATGCTGAGCCCGCTTATAAATTCTAATTCGCTAATGATTTTAAACAAAGGAAAAGAAATTATTAAAAAAGGCGAAACAGTAAGAATAGTTCCTTTTGAGTGCTCATTCGGTAAAAAATGTTTTACTTTTAACACATAA